The proteins below are encoded in one region of Candidatus Methylacidiphilales bacterium:
- the hemN gene encoding oxygen-independent coproporphyrinogen III oxidase produces the protein MFLVPDLNFDLLARYNVSGPRYTSYPTAPQFTEKFTGPDLLEEIRRTHLEKNPPPLSLYYHLPFCKSVCFYCGCNVTFTRDRSRGNAYIEALRQEMDLVMPYLKPRRPVVQLHWGGGTPTFCTPEQLSRLFGSIRERFEFAPDAEIGVEVDPRETSPEHLQVLGSVGFNRLSVGIQDFDPKVQEAVNRLQSEEATRATIDEARKNGFQSVSVDLMYGLPLQTASTFATTLDRVLALDPDRLALFNFAYLPAQIRHQKAIREADLPSPREKLAIFKLAVERLLGAGYAYIGMDHFAKPGDDLRLAQAAGKLHRNFQGYTTHAEADLYAFGVSSISSLGRVYAQNRKKVGEYMAEVEAGRLPVMRGLRLTDEDLLRRHVIMRLMCDFELDMERVEREFGIDFHEHFSPALETLKPMEEAGLLEILPSKITVRPTGRFLIRNIAMCFDAYLQGSAVQYSRTV, from the coding sequence GTGTTTTTGGTTCCTGATTTGAATTTCGATTTGCTGGCCCGGTACAATGTTTCCGGACCGCGCTACACCAGCTATCCCACGGCCCCCCAGTTTACGGAAAAATTCACAGGGCCCGATCTTTTGGAGGAAATCCGCCGGACCCATTTGGAGAAAAATCCGCCGCCCCTTTCGCTCTATTATCACCTGCCGTTTTGCAAGTCGGTCTGTTTTTATTGCGGTTGCAACGTGACTTTCACCCGGGACCGCTCGCGCGGGAACGCGTACATCGAGGCCCTGAGGCAGGAGATGGATTTGGTGATGCCGTATCTCAAGCCGCGGCGTCCGGTGGTTCAATTGCATTGGGGAGGGGGCACGCCGACCTTTTGCACGCCGGAACAATTGAGCCGGCTTTTTGGATCGATCCGGGAGCGCTTTGAATTCGCCCCGGACGCGGAGATCGGCGTCGAGGTCGATCCGCGCGAAACGTCCCCCGAACACCTGCAGGTCCTTGGAAGCGTTGGTTTCAATCGTTTGTCAGTCGGCATCCAGGATTTTGACCCGAAAGTCCAGGAAGCGGTCAACCGGCTGCAGTCCGAGGAGGCGACGCGCGCCACGATTGACGAAGCCCGGAAAAACGGATTTCAAAGCGTGTCGGTCGATCTCATGTATGGGCTGCCCCTGCAAACGGCCTCAACCTTCGCCACCACGCTGGATCGGGTGCTGGCGCTGGATCCGGACCGCCTTGCGCTGTTTAATTTCGCCTATCTTCCCGCCCAGATCCGGCACCAGAAGGCCATCCGCGAGGCCGATTTGCCGTCCCCGCGCGAAAAGCTGGCGATCTTCAAGCTTGCGGTCGAACGGTTGTTAGGGGCGGGGTATGCCTACATCGGGATGGATCATTTTGCCAAACCCGGGGATGATCTGCGCCTCGCGCAGGCTGCCGGAAAACTGCACCGTAATTTCCAGGGCTACACCACCCATGCCGAGGCCGACCTCTATGCGTTCGGCGTTTCCTCCATCAGCAGCCTGGGCCGGGTTTATGCGCAGAACCGCAAAAAAGTGGGGGAATACATGGCGGAAGTGGAGGCGGGACGCCTGCCCGTGATGCGCGGGCTTCGGTTGACCGACGAGGACCTGCTCCGGCGCCATGTCATCATGCGGTTGATGTGCGATTTTGAACTGGACATGGAACGGGTGGAACGCGAATTCGGCATCGACTTTCACGAACATTTTTCCCCCGCGCTGGAAACGCTCAAGCCGATGGAAGAGGCGGGCCTCCTCGAGATCCTGCCGTCCAAAATCACGGTGCGGCCGACCGGAAGGTTCCTGATCCGGAACATCGCGATGTGTTTCGACGCCTATCTTCAGGGGTCGGCAGTCCAATATTCGAGGACAGTTTAA